Sequence from the Pedobacter sp. D749 genome:
TTGTACTGAATTTGCTCTCCAAATAATTGGAAAAAACTCGCTTTAGCTATTAAACGCAGATATTTAACGAAATGAAAATATAGACTTATTTTTCTGCCTTCTTGATCTGTTCGTAGTTCGCTTCGCCCGGCTTTTAACCCTAGGACTGCCTGCCGATCATAAATTCTGGACAGATGTACCCGCACCCTGAACCAGTTTAAAAGCCTGGAGCGGACAAACCACAAAAAAGGATTATAAAGTTGAGTATTCATACCAATAATAAATATCGTATAAATATATTTGCCATAGGATCTGTTATGAGTTCAGGTCCCGATCTCAAAACTCAATTTTTAACCAATGAATAAATTCGAAAGCCGTTACGCTCAAAGCCCTAAAGAAGTTAAACAAATGGATACCGCAGCTTTGCGGGAAAATTTCTTAATTGAAAACGTATTTGAGGCCAACCAGGTAAACCTAACCTTATCTCATTTTGACAGGTATATTGTTGGTGGTGCAATGCCTGTTGATCAGAAAATAGCACTTCCAAACCCTGATGATTTAAAAGCAACTTACTTTTTGGAACGTAGGGAACTGGGGATTATTAATGTTGGCGGAAAAGCTATTGTTACTGCTGATGGCGAAAAATACGAACTGGATTATAAAGAAGCTTTATACATTGGTAAAGGTACAAAAGAAGTGTTTTTTGAATCTGCCACACCAGGTGAGGCCGCTAAATTATACATCAATTCTGCTCCTGCACATCATACTTACCCTACTAAAAAGGTAAGCAAAGCCGAAGCGGAGATTGTAGAGTTGGGTACGCCAGAAACTGCTAACCACAGGATCATCAATAAATTATTGGTGAACAGCGTTTTGCCAACCTGCCAGTTACAAATGGGTATGACCGAGTTAAAATCGGGCAGTGTTTGGAATACCATGCCTGCACATACGCACGATAGAAGGATGGAAGCCTATTTCTATTTCGAAGTTCCAAAAGGGCAGAGTGTTTGCCACTTTATGGGCCAGCCGCAAGAAACTCGTCACATCTGGATGCAGAACGATCAGGCGGTAATTTCGCCAAACTGGTCTATCCATTCCGGAGCAGGTACAAGCAACTATACTTTTATCTGGGGAATGGCCGGCGAAAACTTAGATTATGGTGATATGGATCACTGTGCCATTAACGAATTGAAATAATAATTTCTTACCGTCATCTTATGAAGATTAGCGGAATGGAGAAATCTAAAAACTGAATTTTAAACATCATGTCTGACATATTTAATTTAGCAGGTAAAACTGCATTAGTTACCGGCTGTAAAAGAGGAATAGGGAAAGCTATGGCTTTAGCTTTGGCCGAAGCAGGTGCCGATATTATCGGTGTTTCTGCAAGTCTCGAACTTCAGGACAGTACTGTTGAAAAAGAAATTTTAGCACTGGGTAGAAAATTTTATGCTTACCAGTGCGATTTTGCTAAACGCGAAAAGACCCTGGCTTTTGCGGCTCAGGTAAAAGCAGATCATCCTGTTATCGATATTTTGGTAAATAACGCCGGAACGATTTTGCGTCAGCCAATTGCCGAACATTCTGATGAATACTGGGATGAAGTAATTGCGGTAAACCAAACAGCACCTTTTATTTTAACACGCGAAATTGGCAGGGAGATGATTGCCAGAGGCAGCGGAAAAGTAATTTTCACGGCATCATTACTGTCATTCCAGGGTGGTATTACCGTTCCTGGTTATGCCGCCAGTAAAGGTGCAATTGCTTCTTTAACCAAGGCTTTTGCAAATGAATGGGCCTCAAAGGGTGTAAATGTAAATGCGATAGCACCCGGGTATATCGCAACTGATAATACTTCTGCTTTACGCGAAGATCAGGATAGAAGCACTTCTATTTTATCGCGCATCCCTGCCGGAAGATGGGGAACGCCAGAAGATTTTAAAGGACCAACAATATTCCTGGCCTCACAGGCAAGCGATTATGTGCATGGAACAATTTTGACCGTTGATGGCGGTTGGATGGGACGATAAGAAAGTCCGAAGTATTTAGTCAGAAGTCCGAAGTTTGAGTGCATAAACACCTACTTCGGACTTTTGATTTCTTATAAACTTTGATTAGGAATTAAATGCTTCCGACCTCGGACCGTGGACCTCGGACTTAATATAAGTTATAAATCTCCTTAATATCCTTCAAAATGGCTTCGAAATCGATTTTAAGGTCGATTAATTTACCTGTATGGATATCGAAAACCCAGCCATGTACCGTTATCCCACGGTTGGTAATTGCTTCCTGCACTGCCGCGGTTTTTAACAGGTTCACGCATTGTTCCTGAACATTCAGCTCCACCAGTCTGTTGTAACGTGCACCCTCATCCTCAATGGCATTTAACTCATCTTTATGGATGCGGTAAACGTCGCGGATATTCCTTAACCATGGATTGAGTATGCCCATATCGGCGGGTTGCATTGCCGCTTTAACACCCCCGCAGTTGTAGTGACCACAAACCACAATATGGTTCACTTTCAAATGGCGCACAGCATAGTTTAGAACCGTCATTACGTTTAAATCTACGTTGTTTACCAGGTTGGCTACATTCCGGTGTACAAAAGCCTGACCAGGTTGTATGCCCATTAAATCTTCTGCTGTAACACGGCTATCTGAACATCCGATATATAAAAACTCGGGGCTCTGTCCTTTTGATAGTTCAGTAAAGTAATCAGGATTGATAGCCAGTTTATCGGCGATCCATTTTTCGTTGTTCTTAAAAACGTCTTCTACATTCATATTTGTGATTTAAATAGCCTTTTTGGATCTATAAATTATGTTAAACTGTTGTTTATGCGGATATAAAATTAACAAAGATTTCCTGATTCCGGCAGCATTCTTCATCTGTGATTGTTGTATTCAGATTGAAATAAATGGGCCATACAGATTTTCTTTTATAGATTGTTCTAACAAACTTTATCCTGAAATGTTTGCTGATTTGTGAGCTATTGAGGAAGGAAACGCAAGGTAGAAATTGTTGAGAGGTGTAGTACAGGTTTTGAATGTTAGCGCCTTCACGCTGACCTGTGGCGATAGGGAAAGCTGCGATTGAATTTGTTTCAGGTTTTATATTGCAGGCAAGAATTATTTCCAGCAAATAGGCCTATTGTGTTTAGCCCCTCTCTAAGGCGATCGTTCTGCTGATCCGAGCTATCGGATTAATTTTAGCATATTTCCTGGCTAGCTCTAACGCAAATATTGAAATTTTCCGCTCTATGCCGCGGTGGCATGGTACTTTGGAGCGCCAAAGTACCCAAAGCGCTTTGTCAATCCAGCAATGGGCCTTTTACACAACCCTACACGCATCAAAAAAACGGTGGCACTTCGTTTTGTGTTCAATAATTTTTTAAAATTAAATCATCGTTATGAACACAAAACCACTGCGTTTTAGGTTTGGCAATGCTATTTGTTCTTTCCTGCAACCGTTTTTTTGATTTCTCCGGCCCTTGGGATTGACGGCGTTCTTCGGTAAAATCTGTGTTGTATTAAAGTTGCTTAGCAAAAGGAGCAAAAAACCCAAACCAGAAGATGTGTGTACACGATAGGCAAAAAGTTGGAAAATTTCAATGACTTAAACAGATCATGAAAACACACGGTTGATTTTAAAATAGCTTTTGAGCGATAATAATAGATTATCTTAATCTTTCCAGCAGTTTTTTCATACTTGTTAGCTGCAGGATGTTTTTAAATTCAGGTGTGTCAAAACCACCCTTAGCGATTACCTGTTTCAGGCTTCTGTTAAAGCTTCTTACAGAGATACCCAGGTAGGCCGCCATGTCTTCCTTAGAGATGGAAATATGCTCATCAGCCTGTAATTTAAGCAATTTTAAAAGGGCATATTCTAAAGTATATAATTGTTGGAAGGATGCCCGTGTACTGGTCTGGATAATTCTGGTAGACAATTCCTGGAGTAAGATGGTAGTAAACTCACTACTTTTATTAATCAACGAAAGGAAAAGATGATCAGGTATCACATAGGCAGTAACCTCACTTATTGCCGCTACATTGCACAAACAATTGATCTTTTTTATAGCTTCTAATTCGCCAACTACTTCGCCCTTACCTAAAAATTCGATAATAAAATCTTTACCGTTTTCTTCAGAAATAAAACATTTGCTAATCCCATCTTTAATAATGTAAATGTTGCTGATTTGTTCGCCCTGCTCAATAAATCTATACCCTGCTTTAAAGTTTTTAAGCGTAATGGCCTCTTCTTTATTTTCGGCGCAAAAATGTTCAATAAATGACAGGAAAGTAAGGTTGGTACGTAGCATATTTATTTAGTCGAGACAAATGTCCTTTTTTAAAGGTAATTGTTGCTTTACTTTTGTGTTGCTAAAGTAAGCATAACCATGAAAAATCAAATTACTGTAATTGCTTTTGATGCTGATGATACCCTTTGGGTAAATGAACCCTATTTCCGCGAAACGGAAGAGCAGTTTGCAGGTCTTTTGGAAGATTTTATGCCCCGGCACAGCATTCTGGCAGAACTTTACAAAACAGAAATAGCCAATTTACCACTTTATGGTTATGGAATTAAAGGTTTTGTATTGAGCATGATCGAAACCGTTTTAAGGATAACAGCAGGTAAAATAGACCCTGTTGTGATTAGCAGAGCCATAGAACTGGGGCAGGAAATGCTCAATAAACCGGTAGAATTGCTTGATGGGGTAGAAGATGTACTGAAAGCCCTGCATGGAAAATATAAACTGGTAGTGGCTACCAAAGGCGATTTGCTTGATCAGCAACGAAAATTGACCAAATCAGGACTGGATCATTATTTTCACCATATCGAAATTATGAGTGATAAACAGGAAAGCGATTATCAAAAACTGCTCAAACACCTGGATTGTAAACCTGAAGAATTTTTAATGTTGGGCAATTCCTTAAAATCGGATGTTTTACCGGTACTAAATATTGGCGGACATGCCATTCACATCCCTTTTCACACTACATGGGTGCATGAACACATTGATCATACCATTGATCATATAAATTTTTACCAGATGGAAAGTCTATCTGATGTTTTACCAAAATTAATTGAATGAAAGAAAAAATAGATATCAATACCTGGATCAGAAAAGATCATTTTAAATTTTTTAGCGCCTTTGAAGAACCTTTTTTCGGCGTAACCGTAGAGGTAGATTGTACCGCTACCTACGAAGAAGCAAAAGAAAATAATGTTTCTTTTTTTCTTCTTTACCTGCACAAATCGCTGGTAGCCGCCAATCAGGTAGAGCCTTTTAGCTACCGCATTATAGATGGTGAAGTTTGGAAATACGATACCGTAAATGCTGCGGCTACCATTAACCGGCCAAACGGCACTTTTGGGTTTGGTTATATGGATTTCTATGAGGATTTTGAAGATTTCAGAACAGCAGCCAATCAGGAGATTGAAAAAGTACAGGCCAGCACTGGTTTAATCCCTTCCTCATCAGGCGAAAATGTAATCCATTATTCTGCACTGCCCTGGTTAAATTTTACTTCTTTATCGCATGCCCGAAATTATGCTTACCAGGATAGCTGTCCTAAAATATCTTTTGGCAAGCTTAGAGATGAAAATGAAAGAAAAATAATGTCGGTTTCTATACATGTAAACCATGCTTTGATGGATGGATTTAACGTTGCCCAGTTTGTAGACTGCTATCAGGCGCTGTTAAACCGCAAAGAAGTTAATGCGTATGGCTAATCTAAGCCTTGAATGAATAAAATCTAAAGGGGATTTAATACCCGGTTAATATTAGAAATTTATTTTCGGGTGATGTTTATAATTGCCGTTACTGTTCCGTTTTACCTTTTGGCTATTGTAGCCATGTGTTATATGGATACGGCTTTTAAGGCCATTATGTTTTTTGTAATGTTGCTCATTGCCACATTTGTACTTTTTTTATTCATCAATTATCCTATGCAATCGGCATTTGGTGTAATCTGTTTAATGGCATTGTTTGCTGTTAAAATTAAAGATTAATTAAAAAGATAAATTATCATTTGCATTCGAGAAAGTATTTGCTATTTTTGCTGCTCAAGCCGGAAGCTTGTTTTCAATATTGATTTGGTCATTCTCACTTTGGTTATTGAATATTTAAATTTTGGGGGATTAGCTCATTTGGCTAGAGCGCTTCGCTGGCAGTGAAGAGGTGATCGGTTCGAATCCGATATTCTCCACCATTAAAAGCCGATTTATTAACTTAGATCGGCTTTTTTTATTTGATGGAGAAAGTATCACTTTGAATGGAATAGATAAAGGTGCTGTGAAAATGAAAGTGCTTTACCTGAATCCCAGCTGGAATATCAATTACACTTCGACTTACGAATTCAAGGACAATAAGGTTAAAATTGGCATTTCGATAAATAAAATTAGCACCTATACTGGAGATATTTATAGGGAGAAGGATATGCGTGACTTCTTTAATAAGAAAGGTGAGGTTAAGGATGAAAAGGCAATAAAAGCATTAGAGGGATATTTTAATTCAGTAATAGAGAAATATTTCAAGGCGATCACCAGTAAAGATGAAAACTGGTAATAATTAAGTTTATGCCTCCGTTAACCGCAAAGCCCAGATGGGAACATGAAGTATTACAGTTTGCTTTGGAACATATTAGGTGGATAACCCGGGATAAATTGACCCCGTCTCACCAGCAATAGATTTGTTGTAATTTTTTGATTGGCTGCGTATTGGTAAATTGGCGAGAAGGGGTCAAATGTATTGATATGGCCAAGTATGGTAGAAAAATTGCTCAAACAAAAGGATCTTTCTATGGTTTAGATTGGTAATATCCATAATTAAACCCATGAAACACCTGTACCAATCCCCGATTTTCCTGTTGGCTTTTGTCGTTATGACTATGCTCTTTAGCGGTTCGACTTTTGCACAGTCACAAACTGCCATGAATATGAATGCCTATTCTGACTATAAAAAGGCAGATGCGGAACTAAATGGCGTGTACCAAAAGATCCTGAAAAGCTATTTCAGGGAAACTACTTTCATTAAAAAATTCAGGAATGCACAACGGCTCTGGATTCAGCTTCGTGATGCAGAACTGGCCGCTAAATACCCCAAGAGCGGAACCTATGGTTCGGTGGCACCCATGTGCGAATCAATATACCTGGAAACGCTGACCAGAGACCGGATTAAATTTTTAGATGTATGGGTTACGGGAATCGAAGAAGGTGAAGTTTGCCTGGGCTCCGTCAGGATGAAATCTTAACATTCCGGTCTTTCAATGATGCATTACTCAATCCTATCAATTTCCTATACTTTTACCTAACGCCAATAACAATGACTTTTTATCAGCTCCTAAAACGATTCTTTTGTCTAATCTTACTGATCAGTATATTAACCTGCTGTAAGAAAAAGGAAGATCAACCCCAACCCGAGGTAGATGTGCCGACGGTAGTTACAGGAAAGCTATACGGATCGCCTTTTACGGCGAAAGTGACACTGGAGCGTTATACAAAATTTAGTATGAACAACTATCGCCCCGAAGACCTGTTCAGTATATACCTGGCAGGAGATGGATCTAAAACCTGTAGCTCGCCATTGAGTGATTTTTCGATACGACTGACGGTGCCCAAAAAGACAGGCACTTTTTCGGGCAACGATACCTATATCCTGGTTAATGATCCGGGCGACCCCAGCGGTCAGAATGGTTCATTATTCTCTTCAGAACAAACCATTATCACCATCAGTTCCATCACAGGGGATAAGGTGAGCGGTCAAGTTAATGTGAAATGGCCGGAACAGAATATTGATTTTAAAGGACACTTTGAGGCTTACTATTGCAAATAAGATGAGAAATGTTACTTTCGATTAGGCTTCATTACCTGGGTAATCCAACGATGAGTATCTTTCCATCGGCTAAATCTGGCTCCATGGCTATAACTACGGTCATTAGAATAACCGAACAATAACTATCTATCAATATTGGCAGCATATACCAATCTGGAGGTAAGCTATGGCCATCCCGTAAAGGGCCATTAGTGGCCGACTGCAGGTGATAAACATAGTCAAGTTTGTATCCAGGCCTTATTTAACAAAAGCAGTCTTGACTGCGGTTTTATTAATTTGGCCTTTTACTGTGAACAGTTCTGTATCAAACCTGAACAAGGTAAAGTTGCCAAAATTAACTAAATACCTGCCGTTAGTGGTAGATATTGGTTTACCATAATAAAGCTCATTTATTGTTGGGAAAGTAAGCAGCGTTTTGCCGTTCTTATAATCCAGTATCTGCAGCCAGTTATCGGTATCAAAAGCATAGATAATCTCCTCTTCACCGCTTCTATAACTAAAATCGCCCGCATTGCCATGTGCCAGATAGGTTATCTTGCTGAGGTAGTTGTTTGCTGGGTTGTGTATATACTGCTCATAGGTCTGGATCATATAGAGGTTATTGTTCTTTTTATTCGGAACCACTCCACCAAGGGAACCATTTACTGGAATGGTTATATCCCTGATCACGTCCTGGACAGGGTCTATACTGAAAGTGATATTACTGAAATAAGCTTTGATAATCAGTTTGGTTCGGTCATAATTGACTTCTATCTTTCCATATTCATAGTTTTTATCCTTTTGCTTATGGTAATAAACCAGGTCGTTTTTTCGGCTGTCTATCATCTTCCAACTGGTGGCACTGCTCACCCTCGCGCCGCAGACCATTGCTCCGATGCCGGAGCTGGTAAAAGCAAGAGCCTGCGGATATATGGTCGGGTAGGTGTTATTGTCCCCGTCCAGCACTTCTAGTTTAATCTGTTTGACAATTGAACCGTCATCGGGATCCATCACATATATGTCCGGAGTATTCGTTAATAGGTAAATCAGTTTGTTGTAAGGGTTATAGACCAGTTTTCTGACCTTGAAATCGACCGGGTAATTTTTAATGACGGTAAAAGTTTCCATATCAATTTTTTGGACTATCTGCGTATCGAAAATAGAAAACCAGACTGTTTTATTATCATCGCTTACAAAGTATGTCGGCGTGCTCTCGCTCCAGACCGCAGGATAGGCAATCCGTTTAGAGAAAAAATCCACATTAAAGTTTTCGGTATAGCTAGCAATCTTATCCTTAAAGGTAACCTGGAAAGGGTAGGACTGGCCTAATCTGCCACAGCTATATTTGAAGCGTACTTCTTTGCTCATAGGTGTTCTGTTGTAGGCGAGGTCGCTTAAACAAAGATCATATTTGGAGGTGATCTGCACTTCACTCACTGGTGCACTGAAGGTCAAGATAACCGTATCGGTAATGGGATGGGTCATCGATACACTTAATAGCTTGATTTTGGGGTACTGGATGATCGTGATAACCTTGACGGCCATACCTGCCGTTAGTGTCAGGGTCGCGGTCCTTGCAGTATCCGCCTGGTTCTCTTCCGCAACAACATAGATGCCCTTGTCGCCCAGTCCTATCGGGTTGTCAACGTCTAGCCAATCGGTAGAAAGTGTTACCATCCAGGCGGTATTGGACTTTATTTTAATGAGATTCGAAGTCTTGGTATAAGGTAGCTGATAACTGTCCTTTTCGATTTCCAGAGTTGCTTCACCGACTTCCAGGTGAAAGTCCAGTTTTGTGGTACCATCCTGGGTTACAGTAGTTCTTTTACTTTCCGAAAGGTATTTTTCCTTGGCTGCCAGTATGCTGTAACCGCCAACTGGAATGCGGTCAAATGTGTATTTTCCTTCACCGTCGCTGAACACGTAAGTTCTCTGTTCGTTGTCCAGGGAAATTTTTACGCCGGAAAGCGGCAGTCCGTTCTTGCTTAAGACAGTGCCTGTGATAAGGCCGGTTGAGGTGATCTTTTCTTTTTCCTTTTTACAGGATTGCAGGCAGATAAAGACCAGCATAACCAAGGTCAGTGCGGTTTTTAAAAATCCGGATGTAGGTTTTTTTAAAGGGTTGAGAGCGGAATTATTCATAAACATTATTTGTGTAAAAATAGAAAAAAAACATAGAAATGATATGAAGAATAGGTGTTATATAAATCTAAACGTTTCTTGAAAGAACCAGCGGATGTTTAAGCTAAGATTTATAACGTCCCGCTACAATACTGTTGTAGTAATTTGTTGAGATGCCCTTTTTTGATTGCGACTTTAGCAAAAAAGTTGAACACCGGCTCCGCTATTTTCTGAAAGCCTGCCATTCTGGAATTGCTTAAGTAGACAAACAAGACCAGGTCTGAAAACTTCTTCGGCGTTCCCGCTCTGGTGGACAGACCATCATTTGCTAATCCTTTTAAAATAAAAAGAGCATTTTCAACGTTTTTATTACCAGGATTAATGGTTGTGGTTACCGTGCATTCTACGTTAGTAACATTATGGTAATAATGTTTTTCGTTTGGGGTTATTGTCGCCACATCTCCCTGTTTCAAATGGAGAATGTCTTTACCCTTTCCTACTTCCAGTGCTCCTTTTAAGACCGTGAATGTTTCTGAAAACAACTTATGGTAATGCCATGGGGTTTTTCTCCCGGGAGAATGCTGAGCTCCACCATACTATTGTTGTTATTTGCAAAAAGCGTTGTTGAAATTGAGAAATTTATTTTCCTGTCCAACCCAAACTTGTATGTTTAAAATCATCTGGAAATTTCAGACCATAACCCAGCATGCGGTCAAAAGATGAATGTGCAACCAGTAGTAATCCTATGGAGATAAGTACATCTATGTGCATCGCAAAACCAGCTGCCAGCAGAACTATTGCTACCGCACGATGATGAAATAAGTTATAGGTGAAAGCGCCTACGCGGGTATTCACCAGGTAACCGATCATAGAAAGATCAGGCGCAAAAAATAGCAATACCCACAGCCAAACCGATAATCCCAGATTATATTTCGTTAAGAAATAAATAGCTATTGCAGTTATGGCTGCTTCTTCAATTCTGATGGTGAAATCCATCACTTTTTGCTGATTCATGACAATGATTTTTGTTAGCTCAAATGTATGCCTGAAACAATGGGTAAGCTCTTGACAAAAATCAAGAAACCATTTTCCTCCGTATCCGGCTGAAAGTTTCAGGTGTCATGCCGAGCATAGAGGCCAGGTATTGAAGCGGTACCTGATTAAAAAGTTCACGGTTGTGCTCTAAGAGTTTTTGATAACGGTCTTCGGCGGTCAGGGAAATGAGGTCCATGATTCGGTTCTCCATCATTACAAAACATTTACCCGTAAACAGTTTTTCAAATTCATGCCATTTGGGCACCAGTCTTCCCATCGTTAAGTACGCTTCGTAATCGATCGTAAACAAACGCGTTGGTGTGAGTGCCTGGATATCAAACCGAGAGGCATTCCTGAACATGAAACCCTGGAGATCTGTGATGAAATAACCGGCAGTGCCTATCCATTGGGTAACTTCTTTTTCTGGCAGCTTTACAAAAACTCTTAAAATACCACTTTCTATAAAACTAAGTTTATTGCAGAATTTACCTGTTCTTAAGAAATAGTTTCCCTTTTCAATTACCTCGGGTTTAAATAATCCGCTCACTTTTTGACAGTCATCCGGACTAATGCCGAAATGGTGGTGGATATAACTTTCAAGTTCGTTCATCTATATTTTTTTATGATCAAGGTAGCTGCATTAAAATGCTCCAGGCCAAAACAGTGATCTGATACAAGTTTCCGTTTTTTGATCGTAGCATATTTGCATAGTCAATTATAAACAACAATTAAAGAATACAAAGATGAAAAAGAAAATAGTAATACCTGGGGCTACAGGCAGGGAAATCGCTTTTAAATGATTACGGTCAAAAAAATGGCATTTTCAGATCCCGACTATATATCCATCTATTCCTGGCCAATCCAGATCTGCCAAAACGATTTGAAAAAGAGGCAACACTCAACGAACCGGACAGGGCTACCATGTTTGGGAACGGAGCGCATGGTTATGTCGATTATCCATTTTTAAATGATTAAATGCATTTAACGATATCCAACACGGTGATCAAAAAGAATGTACAGACGCAGCATGTTTGCGTCTGTTTCATTTCGATGTGCGCTTTGGTAACGATTACCTGCATTTCTGGGTACAGTTGTTCCGTTTGGTGTATCCTTCCGATCAATAGCCAACACAGGTTTATTATTCTGCTGAAGGATAAAGTTGCCTTGTGTTTACCATTTGAGATATTTTAAAGGTTTTTAATCCGAGAATATATATGATAACATTGTGGCGTGTAAAAACCGCCGGTTCAGATATGCGTTATGCCTGCTTAATTGCTTGTTCACTAAGCCATTCCAAAAACAATTTTTAACAATAAATCGATTTAGAATGTTAAAAAGCTTATCTTGGTGTGTTGATCCAGATAAGCTTTTACTTAAAACATTTTATGAAAAATACGATTTTAAATATCCTTTTTTTAACGATTTTTTTTCAGGTAAACTACTGCGGATATACTTTCGCCCAAACAGCTAAACTGCCCACAAAATGGACTCAGGCAGCAATGGCTTCTTCAAACCCGTTTCCAGACTATCCGCGGCCTCAGCTGGTCCGTGGAGAGTGGAAGTCGCTCAATGGAAAATGGGACTATATTGGGGGTAAAGAAAAAAAGGCTGCTTTAAATCCCCGTGTACCTATTGAATTCCCCACTAATGGCGAGCAGATCCTTGTACCATACTGCCCTGAATCCGTGATTTCCGGAATCGAGCGTAAACAGGAAGTAAATATGTGGTACCGCAGATATTTTGAAATTCCACAGAAATGGAGAGGTAAAAATGTACTGATTAACTTTGAGGCGGTAGATCATGAGGCGACCGTTTTTGTAAATGGACAAAAGGTTGGTACTCATTCCGGCGGATACGATGGCTTTTCGCTGGATATTACCAGGTTCTTGAAGGCGGGTCGTAATGAGCTTATTGTCTCCGCCTACGATTCCAACGACGGGACAATGCCTTCAGGAAAGAATGGCCCCCGCGGCGACTACACCTTCAGTTCGGGGATCTGGCAAAGTGTATGGCTCGAGCCGGTTAGTCTGGTGCACATCACAAATATCAGACTTTTACCAGATCTGGAGCATAGCAGGCTGCAGGTGAAGGTGGAAGCTGGCACGTCAAATTTATCTGCTGTTGCCATGGATGGGAAGAAAGTAGTCTCACAGTGGGAAGGAAGCGCCGGAAATACTTTTTATCTGCCCATTACCAGCCCCAAACTTTGGTCTCCGGAAGAGCCTTTTCTATATGATCTTAAAATCTCGGTTAAAGACCGCAATGGGAAAGTAACTGATGAAATTAGCAGCTACTTCGGGTTGCGCGATATCAGGCTCGGCAAGGTGGCCGGCATAGTACGTCCACTTTTGAATGGAAAGTTTATCATGCAGGTTGGGCTATTGGACCAGGGCTATTGGCCAGACGGCATTCTTACAGCACCAAGTGATGAAGCGCTAAAGTCGGATCTTGAGTTTACAAAAAATGCCGGCTTTAATCTTATTCGCAAGCACATGAAAACTGAGCCCAAACGCTTTTATTACTGGGCAGATAAACTGGGAATGCTGCTTTGG
This genomic interval carries:
- a CDS encoding carboxypeptidase regulatory-like domain-containing protein, with product MNNSALNPLKKPTSGFLKTALTLVMLVFICLQSCKKEKEKITSTGLITGTVLSKNGLPLSGVKISLDNEQRTYVFSDGEGKYTFDRIPVGGYSILAAKEKYLSESKRTTVTQDGTTKLDFHLEVGEATLEIEKDSYQLPYTKTSNLIKIKSNTAWMVTLSTDWLDVDNPIGLGDKGIYVVAEENQADTARTATLTLTAGMAVKVITIIQYPKIKLLSVSMTHPITDTVILTFSAPVSEVQITSKYDLCLSDLAYNRTPMSKEVRFKYSCGRLGQSYPFQVTFKDKIASYTENFNVDFFSKRIAYPAVWSESTPTYFVSDDNKTVWFSIFDTQIVQKIDMETFTVIKNYPVDFKVRKLVYNPYNKLIYLLTNTPDIYVMDPDDGSIVKQIKLEVLDGDNNTYPTIYPQALAFTSSGIGAMVCGARVSSATSWKMIDSRKNDLVYYHKQKDKNYEYGKIEVNYDRTKLIIKAYFSNITFSIDPVQDVIRDITIPVNGSLGGVVPNKKNNNLYMIQTYEQYIHNPANNYLSKITYLAHGNAGDFSYRSGEEEIIYAFDTDNWLQILDYKNGKTLLTFPTINELYYGKPISTTNGRYLVNFGNFTLFRFDTELFTVKGQINKTAVKTAFVK
- a CDS encoding DUF4260 domain-containing protein, translating into MNQQKVMDFTIRIEEAAITAIAIYFLTKYNLGLSVWLWVLLFFAPDLSMIGYLVNTRVGAFTYNLFHHRAVAIVLLAAGFAMHIDVLISIGLLLVAHSSFDRMLGYGLKFPDDFKHTSLGWTGK
- a CDS encoding Crp/Fnr family transcriptional regulator, whose translation is MNELESYIHHHFGISPDDCQKVSGLFKPEVIEKGNYFLRTGKFCNKLSFIESGILRVFVKLPEKEVTQWIGTAGYFITDLQGFMFRNASRFDIQALTPTRLFTIDYEAYLTMGRLVPKWHEFEKLFTGKCFVMMENRIMDLISLTAEDRYQKLLEHNRELFNQVPLQYLASMLGMTPETFSRIRRKMVS
- a CDS encoding glycoside hydrolase family 2 protein, which translates into the protein MKNTILNILFLTIFFQVNYCGYTFAQTAKLPTKWTQAAMASSNPFPDYPRPQLVRGEWKSLNGKWDYIGGKEKKAALNPRVPIEFPTNGEQILVPYCPESVISGIERKQEVNMWYRRYFEIPQKWRGKNVLINFEAVDHEATVFVNGQKVGTHSGGYDGFSLDITRFLKAGRNELIVSAYDSNDGTMPSGKNGPRGDYTFSSGIWQSVWLEPVSLVHITNIRLLPDLEHSRLQVKVEAGTSNLSAVAMDGKKVVSQWEGSAGNTFYLPITSPKLWSPEEPFLYDLKISVKDRNGKVTDEISSYFGLRDIRLGKVAGIVRPLLNGKFIMQVGLLDQGYWPDGILTAPSDEALKSDLEFTKNAGFNLIRKHMKTEPKRFYYWADKLGMLLWQDMPAIWYQNEDTARVRPAFRRELKEIMDEHYNAPSIIAWVPFNENWGAFDVPKITDWVKKYDPSRLVNGNSGFNNNPDYQKAAGDPGNGDFVDTHIYIGPNDASKPDAKRAASLGEFGGVGLFVRGHMWPVENNAYAYEPTSEALTDRFVLLMSQVEQLMKYQGLSVAVYTQTTDVEHEVNGLLSYDRAVEKMDIKRVSEINRAIIAEGNKLNSLEYKRK